A stretch of the Homo sapiens chromosome 19 genomic patch of type NOVEL, GRCh38.p14 PATCHES HSCHR19KIR_CA01-TB01_CTG3_1 genome encodes the following:
- the KIR2DL4 gene encoding killer cell immunoglobulin-like receptor 2DL4 isoform a precursor (isoform a precursor is encoded by transcript variant 1; The RefSeq protein has 1 substitution compared to this genomic sequence): protein MSMSPTVIILACLGFFLDQSVWAHVGGQDKPFCSAWPSAVVPQGGHVTLRCHYRRGFNIFTLYKKDGVPVPELYNRIFWNSFLISPVTPAHAGTYRCRGFHPHSPTEWSAPSNPLVIMVTGLYEKPSLTARPGPTVRAGENVTLSCSSQSSFDIYHLSREGEAHELRLPAVPSINGTFQADFPLGPATHGETYRCFGSFHGSPYEWSDPSDPLPVSVTGNPSSSWPSPTEPSFKTGIARHLHAVIRYSVAIILFTILPFFLLHRWCSKKKNAAVMNQEPAGHRTVNREDSDEQDPQEVTYAQLDHCIFTQRKITGPSQRSKRPSTDTSVCIELPNAEPRALSPAHEHHSQALMGSSRETTALSQTQLASSNVPAAGI from the exons ATGTCCATGTCACCCACGGTCATCATCCTGGCATGTCTTG GGTTCTTCTTGGACCAGAGTGTGTGGGCACACGTGG GTGGTCAGGACAAGCCCTTCTGCTCTGCCTGGCCCAGCGCTGTGGTGCCTCAAGGAGGACACGTGACTCTTCGGTGTCACTGTCGTCGTGGGTTTAACATCTTCACGCTGTACAAGAAAGATGGGGTCCCTGTCCCTGAGCTCTACAACAGAATATTCTGGAACAGTTTCCTCATTAGCCCTGTGACCCCAGCACACGCAGGGACCTACAGATGTCGAGGTTTTCACCCGCACTCCCCCACTGAGTGGTCGGCACCCAGCAACCCCCTGGTGATCATGGTCACAG GTCTATATGAGAAACCTTCGCTTACAGCCCGGCCGGGCCCCACGGTTCGCGCAGGAGAGAACGTGACCTTGTCCTGCAGCTCCCAGAGCTCCTTTGACATCTACCATCTATCCAGGGAGGGGGAAGCCCATGAACTTAGGCTCCCTGCAGTGCCCAGCATCAATGGAACATTCCAGGCCGACTTCCCTCTGGGTCCTGCCACCCACGGAGAGACCTACAGATGCTTCGGCTCTTTCCATGGATCTCCCTACGAGTGGTCAGACCCGAGTGACCCACTGCCTGTTTCTGTCACAG GAAACCCTTCTAGTAGTTGGCCTTCACCCACTGAACCAAGCTTCAAAACTG GTATCGCCAGACACCTGCATGCTGTGATTAGGTACTCAGTGGCCATCATCCTCTTCAccatccttcccttctttctccttcatcgctggtgctccaaaaaaaaaa ATGCTGCTGTAATGAACCAAGAGCCTGCGGGACACAGAACAGTGAACAGGGAG GACTCTGATGAACAAGACCCTCAGGAGGTGACATACGCACAGTTGGATCACTGCATTTTCACACAGAGAAAAATCACTGGCCCTTCTCAGAGGAGCAAGAGACCCTCAACAGATACCAGCGTGTGTATAGAACTTCCAAATGCTGAGCCCAGAGCGTTGTCTCCTGCCCATGAGCACCACAGTCAGGCCTTGATGGGATCTTCTAGGGAGACAACAGCCCTGTCTCAAACCCAGCTTGCCAGCTCTAATGTACCAGCAGCTGGAATCTGA